In Magnetospirillum sp., the following proteins share a genomic window:
- a CDS encoding DUF6352 family protein — protein MTDFWRNSGYHLLETTAAPARRLTLTNGFLRAYLMRPEIRPVAESCAAERKLHARLLDDPRHVPSKAELAALEDADMRENYAILLGFFAKLIAAPSLEEAYLAHFRNPPAAGAPPLPPIFLDQLAHVILRHALDGTDDAMRARAGELLFRSQRVTLNDGAVMAADEEIVEMHAARQQAGDMGLGAIGALLKDANMPVRSVELDVMTEADAKVYWGRDEAHDLVLDLTFGRPGLDALARVLEIWVAHFLGARVSIQPMVQIKDERWVWHVGLDAEASTIMNDLYRGQTVEEDRLRRIVALFRLDFAEPALMRADLAGKPVYLGLGHDRDMRIRLKPQNLLVNLPLAASH, from the coding sequence ATGACCGATTTCTGGCGAAATTCCGGCTACCACCTGCTCGAAACCACGGCTGCCCCGGCCCGCCGCCTGACGCTGACCAACGGATTCTTACGCGCCTATTTGATGCGCCCCGAAATCCGGCCCGTGGCCGAGTCTTGTGCGGCCGAGCGCAAGCTGCATGCGCGCCTGCTCGACGATCCGCGCCACGTTCCCTCCAAGGCCGAGCTTGCCGCATTGGAAGATGCCGACATGCGCGAGAACTACGCCATCCTGCTCGGCTTCTTTGCCAAGCTCATCGCGGCCCCCTCGCTCGAAGAGGCGTATCTGGCGCATTTCCGCAATCCACCCGCGGCCGGTGCCCCGCCGCTGCCGCCGATTTTCTTGGACCAGCTTGCGCACGTGATTTTGCGCCACGCGCTCGACGGCACGGACGATGCGATGCGCGCCCGCGCGGGCGAGCTTCTGTTCCGCAGCCAGCGCGTGACACTCAATGACGGGGCCGTGATGGCCGCCGACGAAGAAATCGTCGAAATGCATGCGGCGCGCCAGCAGGCCGGCGACATGGGCCTTGGCGCCATCGGCGCCTTGCTCAAAGACGCGAACATGCCGGTGCGCAGCGTCGAACTCGATGTGATGACCGAAGCCGACGCCAAGGTCTATTGGGGACGCGACGAGGCACACGATCTGGTGCTCGACCTCACCTTCGGCCGGCCTGGGCTCGATGCGCTCGCGCGCGTGCTCGAAATCTGGGTCGCCCATTTCCTGGGCGCGCGGGTATCGATCCAACCCATGGTGCAGATCAAGGACGAGCGCTGGGTCTGGCATGTGGGCCTCGATGCCGAGGCGAGTACGATCATGAACGACCTCTATCGCGGCCAAACGGTCGAGGAAGATCGACTGCGCCGTATCGTGGCGCTGTTCCGGCTCGATTTCGCCGAACCCGCCTTGATGCGCGCCGACCTTGCCGGCAAGCCCGTCTATTTGGGCCTCGGCCACGATCGCGACATGCGCATCCGCCTCAAGCCGCAAAATCTGCTCGTGAATCTGCCGCTGGCAGCGAGCCATTAG
- a CDS encoding vitamin B12-dependent ribonucleotide reductase — MRIERRFTTANQDAYASLAFTTTNSEIRNPDGSVVFQAKDIEVPAAWSQVACDVLAQKYFRKRGVPAAMKRVEENDVPSWLWRRVPDEVALAKLPENQRIRGEQSAKEVFDRLAGTWCYWGWKGGYFDSEDDARAYFDEMRYMLAAQIAAPNSPQWFNTGLHWAYGIDGPGQGHYYVDFRSGKLTASDTAYEHPQPHACFIQSVEDDLVNEGGIMDLWVREARLFKYGSGTGSNFSRLRGESEKLSGGGKSSGLMSFLKIGDRAAGAIKSGGTTRRAAKMVTVDIDHPDIENYINWKVVEEQKVAALVAGSRLCNKHLNDVMAACASATGDAAFDPKQNKKLRDAIKAARKSLIPESYIQRIIQFAKQGFTSVDIPVYDTDWDSEAYLTVSGQNSNNSVRVTNEFLKAVLDNSKWKLMRRTDGKLHKEVDAKELWDQIAYAAWASADPGLQYDTTINEWHTCPASGRINASNPCSEYMFLDDTACNLASVNLLALRKTDGSFDTAAFEHACRLWTVTLEISVLMAQFPSKRIAELSYEYRTLGLGFANIGGLLMAMGLSYDSDEGRAICGAISAVMTGVSYATSAEMASELGAFPGFEPNREHMLRVIRNHRRAAYGEAAGYEDLTILPVPLDIKNCKDQVLVSAAKRVWDQALELGVAHGYRNAQATVVAPTGTIGLVMDCDTTGIEPDFALVKFKKLAGGGYFKIINRVVPVGLATLGYSQAQIDDIILYAVGHGTLKGSNAVSHGALRAKGFGDAQIDALEGALKTAFDVKFAFNKWTLGEAFCIDTLKITKAQLDDPAFDLLAHLGFSKSEVDAANIYCSGSMMLEGAPHLKDEHLAVFDCANPCGRLGKRYLSVDSHIRMMAASQPFISGAISKTINMPGQATVEDCKEAYLLSWRLALKANALYRDGSKLSQPLASIVGEDIDLHEEVEEIVAAPATAKVERVVERIIERVSAAASRQRLPNRRKGYTQKAMVGGHKVYLRTGEYESGQIGELFIDMHKEGAAFRSLMNNFAIAVSIGLQYGVPLEEYVEAFTFTRFEPNGPVQGNDAIKNATSILDYIFRELAVSYLGRDDLAHVVQDDLAPDSIGKGERASDLPGEGSAAAAAALDAVKKVASTGFVRQRFKVLPGGTAPRAAATALAGDVALLEEEEEANAPAIGDIREDASVEAALAEADQSDAAEAGRQPIGFAIEAVATAMNAALNASGAAAPVVGKIAQVREARMKGYTGDSCENCGSMAMVRNGTCTKCVDCGSTSGCS; from the coding sequence ATGCGTATCGAACGTCGATTCACCACGGCAAACCAGGACGCCTACGCGTCGCTCGCCTTCACCACCACGAACAGCGAGATCCGCAACCCCGATGGCTCGGTCGTGTTCCAAGCCAAGGACATCGAGGTGCCGGCAGCCTGGAGCCAAGTGGCGTGCGACGTGCTGGCCCAGAAATACTTCCGCAAGCGCGGCGTGCCCGCCGCCATGAAGCGCGTCGAAGAAAACGACGTGCCGTCGTGGCTGTGGCGCCGCGTGCCCGATGAAGTGGCCTTGGCCAAACTGCCCGAGAACCAGCGCATCCGCGGCGAACAATCGGCCAAAGAAGTGTTCGACCGTCTCGCCGGCACGTGGTGCTACTGGGGCTGGAAGGGCGGCTATTTCGACAGCGAAGACGACGCGCGCGCCTATTTCGACGAAATGCGCTACATGCTGGCGGCCCAAATCGCCGCGCCGAACTCGCCGCAATGGTTCAACACGGGCCTGCACTGGGCCTACGGCATCGACGGCCCCGGCCAGGGCCATTATTACGTCGATTTCCGCTCGGGCAAGCTGACCGCCTCGGACACGGCGTACGAACATCCGCAGCCGCATGCCTGCTTCATCCAGTCCGTCGAAGACGATCTCGTCAACGAGGGCGGCATCATGGATCTTTGGGTGCGCGAGGCGCGCCTGTTCAAATACGGCTCGGGCACGGGTTCGAACTTCTCGCGCCTGCGCGGCGAGAGCGAAAAGCTTTCCGGCGGCGGCAAATCGTCGGGCCTGATGAGCTTCCTCAAGATCGGCGACCGCGCTGCCGGTGCGATCAAGTCGGGCGGCACCACGCGCCGCGCGGCCAAGATGGTGACCGTCGACATCGACCATCCGGATATCGAGAACTACATCAACTGGAAGGTCGTCGAAGAGCAGAAGGTTGCGGCCCTCGTCGCCGGTTCGCGCCTGTGCAACAAGCACCTCAACGACGTAATGGCCGCGTGTGCCAGCGCCACCGGCGACGCCGCCTTCGACCCCAAGCAGAACAAGAAGCTGCGCGACGCCATCAAGGCCGCGCGCAAGTCGCTGATTCCGGAAAGCTACATCCAGCGCATCATCCAGTTCGCCAAGCAGGGTTTCACTTCGGTCGATATCCCGGTCTACGACACCGATTGGGATTCGGAAGCGTACCTCACCGTCTCGGGCCAGAACTCGAACAACTCGGTGCGCGTGACCAACGAGTTCCTGAAGGCGGTGCTCGACAATTCGAAGTGGAAGCTCATGCGCCGCACCGACGGCAAGCTCCACAAGGAAGTCGACGCCAAGGAATTGTGGGACCAGATCGCCTACGCCGCCTGGGCCTCGGCCGATCCGGGCCTGCAGTACGACACGACGATCAACGAGTGGCACACCTGCCCGGCCTCGGGGCGCATCAACGCTTCGAACCCGTGCTCGGAATACATGTTCCTCGACGACACGGCCTGCAACCTCGCCTCGGTCAACCTGCTCGCCCTGCGCAAGACCGACGGCAGCTTCGACACGGCCGCCTTCGAGCATGCCTGCCGCCTGTGGACGGTCACGCTTGAAATCTCCGTGCTGATGGCGCAGTTCCCGTCCAAGCGCATCGCCGAGCTTTCCTACGAGTACCGCACGCTGGGCCTGGGCTTTGCCAATATCGGCGGCTTGCTGATGGCGATGGGCCTGTCCTACGACAGCGACGAAGGCCGTGCGATCTGCGGCGCGATCTCGGCCGTGATGACGGGTGTCAGCTACGCGACCTCGGCTGAGATGGCGAGCGAGCTTGGCGCCTTCCCGGGCTTCGAACCCAACCGCGAGCACATGCTGCGCGTCATCCGCAACCATCGCCGGGCCGCGTACGGCGAAGCGGCAGGCTACGAGGATCTGACGATCCTGCCCGTGCCGCTCGACATCAAGAACTGCAAGGACCAAGTGCTCGTCTCCGCCGCCAAGCGCGTGTGGGACCAGGCCCTTGAGCTTGGCGTCGCGCACGGCTATCGCAATGCGCAGGCGACGGTCGTGGCCCCCACGGGCACCATCGGCCTCGTCATGGATTGCGACACGACGGGCATTGAGCCCGACTTCGCGCTCGTGAAATTCAAGAAGCTGGCTGGCGGCGGCTACTTCAAGATCATCAACCGCGTCGTGCCCGTGGGTCTTGCCACGCTCGGCTACAGCCAGGCGCAGATCGACGACATCATCCTCTACGCGGTCGGCCACGGCACGCTGAAGGGCTCGAACGCGGTGAGCCACGGGGCGCTCCGCGCCAAGGGCTTCGGCGACGCGCAGATCGACGCCCTCGAGGGTGCCCTCAAGACCGCCTTCGACGTGAAGTTCGCCTTCAACAAATGGACGCTCGGCGAAGCCTTCTGCATCGACACGCTGAAGATCACCAAGGCCCAGCTCGACGACCCCGCCTTCGACCTGCTGGCCCATCTCGGCTTCTCGAAGAGCGAAGTCGACGCCGCGAACATCTATTGCTCGGGCTCGATGATGCTTGAAGGGGCACCGCACCTGAAGGACGAGCATCTGGCCGTGTTCGACTGCGCCAATCCGTGCGGTCGCTTGGGCAAGCGCTATCTCTCGGTCGACAGCCACATCCGCATGATGGCGGCCTCGCAGCCCTTCATCTCGGGTGCGATCTCGAAGACCATCAACATGCCGGGCCAGGCGACGGTCGAAGACTGCAAGGAAGCCTATCTGCTGTCGTGGCGCTTGGCGCTCAAGGCGAACGCCCTCTATCGCGACGGCTCGAAGCTCTCGCAGCCGCTCGCTTCGATCGTGGGCGAAGACATCGACCTGCATGAAGAGGTCGAGGAAATCGTCGCAGCTCCCGCGACCGCCAAGGTCGAGCGCGTAGTCGAGCGCATCATCGAGCGCGTGTCGGCGGCAGCAAGCCGCCAGCGCCTGCCGAACCGCCGCAAGGGCTATACGCAGAAGGCGATGGTCGGCGGCCACAAGGTCTATTTGCGCACCGGCGAATACGAGAGCGGCCAGATCGGCGAATTGTTCATCGACATGCACAAAGAGGGTGCCGCCTTCCGCAGCCTCATGAACAACTTCGCGATCGCGGTCTCGATCGGCCTGCAATACGGCGTGCCGCTCGAAGAATACGTGGAGGCCTTCACCTTCACGCGTTTTGAACCCAACGGTCCCGTCCAGGGCAACGACGCGATCAAGAACGCGACCTCGATCCTCGACTACATCTTCCGCGAACTGGCCGTGTCGTATTTGGGCCGCGACGACCTCGCCCATGTGGTGCAGGACGATCTCGCCCCCGATTCGATCGGCAAGGGCGAGCGCGCTTCGGATCTGCCGGGCGAAGGCTCGGCGGCCGCCGCAGCCGCCCTCGACGCGGTCAAGAAGGTCGCCTCGACCGGCTTCGTGCGCCAGCGCTTCAAGGTGCTGCCGGGCGGGACCGCGCCGCGCGCCGCCGCCACGGCCTTGGCCGGCGACGTCGCCCTGCTCGAGGAAGAGGAAGAAGCCAACGCGCCCGCGATCGGCGACATCCGCGAGGATGCAAGCGTGGAAGCAGCCTTGGCCGAAGCCGACCAGTCGGACGCCGCCGAAGCCGGCCGCCAGCCGATCGGCTTTGCCATCGAAGCTGTCGCCACGGCCATGAATGCGGCCTTGAACGCCTCGGGTGCTGCCGCACCGGTCGTGGGCAAAATCGCCCAGGTCCGCGAGGCCCGCATGAAGGGTTATACGGGCGACTCATGCGAAAACTGCGGCTCGATGGCGATGGTGCGCAACGGCACGTGCACCAAGTGCGTCGATTGCGGCTCGACGAGCGGGTGCTCGTAA
- a CDS encoding aspartate/glutamate racemase family protein produces MSPAKLRIALIHALRDSVAPAMEAMARGWPDAAPVNLLDDSLSADLARDGHLTDAMTGRFVSLAKYAVANGADGILFTCSAFGPAIEAARSAVSVPVLKPNESAFAAALAAGSAIGLLVTFPGSLAPLGAELRALAAGRDLSLAAHMVPDALAALQTGDGATHDRLIAAAARKLPPGNAVVLGQFSMARARTQVQSAVAATVLATPDAAVADLRGRLGA; encoded by the coding sequence ATGAGCCCGGCCAAACTCCGCATTGCATTGATCCACGCGCTTCGCGATTCGGTCGCTCCGGCGATGGAGGCGATGGCGCGCGGCTGGCCGGACGCGGCGCCCGTCAATTTGCTCGACGATTCGCTGTCGGCCGATCTGGCGCGCGACGGGCATCTGACGGACGCGATGACCGGCCGATTCGTGAGCCTTGCCAAATACGCCGTCGCGAACGGGGCCGACGGCATCCTCTTTACCTGCTCGGCCTTCGGGCCGGCCATCGAGGCAGCGCGGTCTGCCGTTTCCGTCCCCGTCCTCAAACCCAATGAGAGCGCTTTTGCGGCTGCCCTTGCGGCCGGTTCGGCGATCGGCCTCTTGGTCACGTTCCCGGGCTCGCTCGCACCCTTGGGTGCGGAGCTGCGCGCGCTGGCGGCGGGCCGCGATCTGTCGCTTGCCGCCCATATGGTGCCCGACGCGCTTGCAGCATTGCAGACCGGCGACGGGGCGACGCACGACCGGCTGATCGCGGCGGCGGCCCGCAAATTGCCGCCGGGCAATGCGGTGGTGCTCGGGCAGTTCTCGATGGCGCGCGCACGAACGCAGGTGCAAAGCGCCGTCGCAGCCACCGTGCTGGCAACGCCCGACGCCGCCGTCGCCGATCTGCGCGGCAGGCTCGGCGCATGA